A genomic window from Sparus aurata chromosome 4, fSpaAur1.1, whole genome shotgun sequence includes:
- the grtp1a gene encoding growth hormone-regulated TBC protein 1-A codes for MEKKNKTTNRTRSPADGRAKERVESVDPYGFERSADFDYDSYEELMSDYLVVLTRRSIKWSKLLKGRSKVQKNVKLKRYVRKGIPNEHRARIWMAASGAQDQLEKNQGYYQSLLGAQQDPKLVEVIRTDLNRTFPDNIHFRRTSNQCLQKALYNVLLAYGHHNPTVGYCQGMNFVAGYLLLITKDEEKSFWLMDALLGRILPDYYSPAMLGLKTDQEVLGELVKVKIPGVWQTMVDHNVMWTLVVSRWFICLYIDVLPVETVLRIWDCLFYEGSKILFRVALTLIHHNEALIQQAQSLPDVCQNFKQITHGPFVEECHTFMQKIFTEPGSLSSATLSKLRATCRSRIIAEES; via the exons atggagaagaagaacaagacgACTAACCGGACCCGCTCCCCCGCTGACGGTAGAGCCAAAGAGCGAGTGGAAAG TGTGGATCCATATGGCTTTGAGCGCTCTGCAGACTTTGATTATGACTCTTATGAGGAGCTCATGTCTGACTATCTTGTTGTGCTCACCCGACGATCCATCAAGTGGTCCAAACTACTCAAGGGAAGAAGCAAGGTGCAGAAGAATGTAAAAT TAAAGCGTTACGTACGCAAGGGTATTCCTAATGAGCACCGTGCTCGCATCTGGATGGCAGCCAGTGGGGCTCAAGACCAGCTAGAGAAGAACCAAGGGTACTACCAGTCCCTGCTGGGAGCCCAACAAGACCCAAAGCTTGTGGAGGTCATCCGTACAG ACTTGAACAGAACATTTCCAGACAACATCCACTTCCGCAGGACGTCCAACCAATGTCTGCAGAAAGCTCTGTACAATGTGCTGCTGGCTTATGGCCACCACAACCCAACTGTGGGCTACTGTCAG GGGATGAACTTCGTAGCGGGGTATCTACTTTTAATCACAAAAGATGAGGAGAAATCCTTCTGGCTGATGGATGCGCTACTCGGGAGAATTTTACcag ACTACTACAGTCCAGCCATGCTGGGGCTGAAGACGGACCAGGAGGTGTTAGGCGAACTGGTGAAAGTTAAAATCCCTGGAGTCTGGCAGACCATGGTGGATCATAATGTCATGTGGACCCTGGTGGTCTCCCGATGGTTCATTTGTCTCTACATCGACGTATTACCAGTAGAG ACGGTCCTGAGGATTTGGGACTGCCTGTTCTACGAGGGCTCTAAAATCCTGTTCCGTGTAGCCCTGACACTGATCCACCACAATGAGGCTCTGATCCAACAGGCCCAGTCGCTGCCAGACGTCTGCCAAAACTTCAAGCAGATCACCCACGGACCATTTGTTGAGGAATGCCACACATTCATGCAG AAAATCTTCACTGAACCAGGAAGTCTCTCCAGCGCAACCTTGAGTAAGCTGCGGGCGACGTGTCGATCTCGCATTATTGCAGAAGAATCATGA